One Pseudocalidococcus azoricus BACA0444 DNA window includes the following coding sequences:
- the murC gene encoding UDP-N-acetylmuramate--L-alanine ligase — MELAKPQSIPMSFNGRPFHFIGIGGIGMSALAYILAKQKFAVSGSDLRATNLTHQLQAMGVTFFEHQVAENLTDYPARTGHRQLPQVICSTAIRENNPEFQAAQALGCPIFHRSDILAALIERSQGIAVAGTHGKTTTSSMVGYVLLEGGLDPTIVVGGEVAAWQGNARIGDGSHLVAEADESDGSLQKFAPRLGVITNIELDHPDHYQTLDQVVAIFAQFAQQSQGLVVCWDCPTVRERLNHKNLITYSLRRESGADYTVDHVQYGANGTTAHVSERGKSLGILQLKLLGAHNLQNALAAIAVGREVSLDFATISAALAKFEGARRRFEERGQANGVRFIDDYAHHPSEIQVTLQAGRLQVGHDQPWRRLVAVFQPHRYSRTFTFLEEFSQSFQAADVVVITDIYSAGEPDQGLVEAKDLVNRLSQYHPHVSYAPTATDVRYHLRQVLSPGDLVIFLGAGNLNQLIPDAIADQVPSPVNGAEVIAVNACVQVVAQ; from the coding sequence ATGGAGTTGGCTAAACCACAGTCTATACCGATGAGTTTTAATGGGCGACCCTTCCATTTCATTGGTATCGGTGGGATTGGGATGTCCGCCTTAGCCTATATCTTGGCCAAACAGAAATTTGCGGTTTCCGGTTCAGATTTACGCGCCACCAACTTGACCCATCAGTTGCAAGCCATGGGTGTGACCTTTTTTGAGCACCAAGTTGCTGAGAATTTAACGGACTACCCGGCCCGCACTGGCCATCGCCAACTCCCCCAAGTCATCTGCTCCACGGCAATTCGGGAGAACAATCCTGAGTTTCAAGCCGCCCAGGCCCTTGGTTGCCCAATTTTTCACCGCTCGGATATTTTAGCGGCCCTGATTGAACGCTCCCAAGGCATTGCCGTTGCTGGCACCCATGGCAAAACCACCACCAGTAGCATGGTCGGCTATGTGCTCTTGGAAGGGGGATTGGATCCCACCATTGTGGTTGGCGGCGAAGTGGCGGCTTGGCAGGGGAATGCCCGGATTGGCGATGGGTCTCATCTGGTTGCGGAAGCGGATGAGTCCGATGGGTCTCTGCAAAAATTTGCCCCTCGTTTAGGAGTGATTACAAATATTGAGTTGGATCATCCCGATCACTACCAAACCCTGGATCAAGTGGTGGCGATTTTTGCACAGTTTGCCCAACAATCTCAGGGCCTGGTGGTCTGCTGGGATTGTCCAACTGTCCGGGAGCGCTTAAACCACAAAAACTTGATTACCTACAGCCTCAGGCGGGAATCGGGGGCTGACTATACTGTGGATCATGTCCAATACGGGGCCAATGGCACAACCGCCCATGTATCGGAGCGGGGAAAATCCTTGGGAATTTTGCAATTGAAGCTCCTCGGGGCCCACAATCTCCAAAATGCCCTTGCGGCCATTGCGGTGGGTCGGGAAGTTAGCCTGGATTTTGCCACAATTTCCGCAGCTTTAGCCAAGTTTGAGGGAGCTAGGCGGCGGTTTGAGGAACGGGGCCAGGCCAATGGGGTGCGGTTTATTGATGACTATGCTCACCATCCCAGTGAAATTCAGGTGACGCTCCAGGCCGGTCGGTTACAAGTGGGCCATGATCAACCCTGGCGGCGGCTGGTGGCAGTGTTTCAACCCCATCGTTATAGTCGAACCTTCACCTTTCTGGAAGAATTTAGTCAAAGTTTCCAGGCCGCGGACGTGGTTGTGATTACGGATATTTATAGTGCCGGAGAACCCGATCAAGGTCTTGTCGAAGCGAAGGATCTGGTTAACCGCTTAAGTCAGTATCATCCCCATGTGAGTTACGCCCCAACCGCCACCGATGTGCGTTATCATTTGCGGCAAGTCCTATCTCCTGGAGATCTGGTGATTTTCCTAGGGGCCGGCAACCTCAATCAACTCATTCCTGATGCGATTGCGGATCAAGTCCCCTCACCAGTGAATGGAGCCGAGGTGATTGCTGTTAATGCTTGCGTGCAGGTGGTGGCTCAATGA
- a CDS encoding prolyl hydroxylase family protein: MTSPRLLDLGQDILLVEKLLDATLCQHIIQVAECIQFDPSKILMGVVDREVRSGGLLPLDGDDPLQKSTQDLLYEKIKIIQGLIYGRYGIDFPNVERFSILRYQAGEGYRRHVDNLLLASRMMEVAEGIPTRDISIVGYLNQDFSGGETFFDRQDVKVIPQTGSVLVFPSSFTHPHQALPVQSGVKYAFTTWLYY; the protein is encoded by the coding sequence ATGACTTCCCCTCGGTTACTTGATTTGGGACAGGATATTCTCTTGGTTGAGAAGTTACTGGATGCGACCCTCTGTCAGCACATTATCCAAGTGGCCGAATGTATCCAGTTTGATCCCTCCAAGATTCTGATGGGTGTTGTGGATAGGGAGGTGCGCAGTGGGGGATTATTACCCCTCGATGGCGATGATCCCCTCCAAAAGTCCACACAAGATTTGTTATATGAGAAAATTAAAATCATCCAAGGCCTGATCTATGGGCGTTACGGGATTGATTTTCCCAATGTTGAGAGGTTTTCAATTCTGCGTTACCAGGCCGGGGAAGGGTATCGCCGCCATGTGGATAATTTGCTCTTAGCCAGCCGCATGATGGAGGTGGCCGAGGGGATTCCGACTCGGGATATTAGTATTGTCGGCTACTTGAATCAGGACTTTAGCGGCGGAGAAACTTTTTTTGATCGGCAAGATGTGAAGGTCATCCCCCAAACGGGTTCTGTGTTGGTTTTTCCCTCCTCCTTTACCCATCCCCACCAGGCCTTGCCAGTTCAATCGGGAGTAAAATATGCCTTTACCACTTGGCTGTATTACTAA
- the cbiB gene encoding adenosylcobinamide-phosphate synthase CbiB has protein sequence MAPSLNNGYILCWAALLDFWLGDPWSWLHPVQVMGAAIAAGQQFIFGLGQRIPMSATTQRLYFRISGGLLAWGIILGTGGVSWLLVAGGERLWPGLGFVISVILLASCWAGRSLRAAAVDVLTPWQQGDLITARDRLSRYVGRDTANLGAGEILRAVLETVTENATDGVFAPLFYAGLGCLIPGLGPVPLAMAYKAASTLDSMIGYRRFPYADLGWVAAKTEDVLTWFPCRLVVLSLLLWAQNPRQAWEICCRDAPLDPSPNAGWSECAYAVVLGVQMGGENYYQGERKVKPLLGEPKQPMTVGTIEQALNLTRWLSLAWLLLLVGILGLRHLFELNVSG, from the coding sequence ATGGCACCTTCCTTAAACAATGGCTATATTCTCTGCTGGGCTGCCCTCCTCGATTTTTGGCTGGGGGATCCTTGGTCGTGGCTCCATCCAGTCCAGGTCATGGGGGCGGCGATTGCAGCGGGTCAGCAATTCATTTTCGGACTGGGCCAACGAATTCCCATGTCTGCCACAACTCAACGGCTCTATTTCCGCATCAGTGGGGGACTCTTGGCCTGGGGGATCATTTTGGGCACAGGCGGGGTGAGTTGGTTGCTGGTTGCAGGGGGAGAGCGATTATGGCCAGGCCTGGGATTCGTGATTTCCGTCATTCTTTTGGCCAGTTGTTGGGCAGGGCGGAGTTTGCGGGCGGCGGCAGTAGATGTCCTGACTCCTTGGCAACAGGGAGATTTGATCACAGCTAGAGACCGATTAAGTCGCTATGTCGGGCGAGATACAGCAAATCTAGGGGCTGGGGAAATTTTGCGGGCCGTTTTGGAGACTGTGACGGAAAATGCCACCGATGGAGTTTTTGCCCCCTTGTTTTATGCCGGATTGGGCTGTTTAATCCCAGGCCTGGGGCCAGTTCCCTTGGCAATGGCCTACAAAGCGGCTAGTACCCTCGACTCGATGATTGGCTATCGGCGATTTCCCTATGCAGATCTGGGTTGGGTGGCGGCGAAAACAGAGGATGTTTTAACCTGGTTTCCCTGTCGGTTGGTGGTTTTATCCTTACTGCTATGGGCCCAAAACCCGCGCCAGGCCTGGGAGATTTGTTGTCGCGATGCCCCCTTGGATCCAAGTCCCAATGCTGGCTGGAGTGAATGTGCCTATGCAGTGGTTTTAGGGGTCCAAATGGGGGGCGAAAACTATTATCAGGGGGAACGAAAAGTTAAGCCCCTTTTGGGTGAACCCAAGCAGCCAATGACGGTGGGTACAATTGAGCAAGCCTTGAATTTAACCCGCTGGCTTTCCCTGGCCTGGTTACTGTTACTGGTGGGCATCCTTGGGTTACGGCATCTATTTGAACTGAATGTATCTGGCTGA
- a CDS encoding EAL domain-containing protein, protein MNPLSPLSESSFFTPVSAQAPWVGGLFQSLLSFTAEPIFLVGVQAITGEFFFLESNEQARQVLGLKASGSLPCRVDLALVESVGSWLMPHLQACWQQQEPLSVGGGPLLLDLQPLSAALGLGDLILGSCHHATAPAALQDSAHRLGNLLNGLPGIVFSFANSSHWPMQYLSQGCRELTGYTNTELLYRSGEAFNAITHPQDLGRVLQTLELAITQAKSYEIEYRIITKAGLERWVREYGIPVLDPTASSGAAPVIAVDGFIRDITDWKFINQALDLPLSQVSSNTGDDFCRDLALHLTEGLRVDFAMIAELTPPHQAETRVVCYQQQVEENFCYDLRGAPCEMVATSPEPCFYPCNVQAAFPEDRLLQEMEIEAYAGIPLINARQECLGLMAVMHQSPIENLSLIAAVLQIHAPRVTAELERQRGERALQAAEAKWRALVEYSSDLISILAPSGEIRYHSPAINRLLGYTAAERLGRSFWELIDPADYPFLQQAWQRLITQNSILITVEYRAKHRDGTWRYLESTAQSYIDDPFIAGIVVNTRDVGEHKETTANLKQLIHFEQLVTTLATQFINLPIEDIDGGLQRILQATGEFTMADRSYLFLLDDASGTTISNTHEWCAPGVRPEIQTLQHLVVADLYHFFQPLFDLESICLTRIDQFPADSPTREILERQDIQALLAVPLSSEGKFIGFLGFDYVHPCNHDLETYIPLLEILSELFINVLGRQQQEKELRQAIVQSAKSEAKYRSIFENTIEGIFQSSPSGSYISANPALAKIYGYSTPAELQANLTDISNQLYVLPERRQEFVEILSQQGYVTDFESQVYRRDGQIIWISENARVVKDTEGQPLYFEGTVVDITERKLAESTIYYQAFHDLLTGLPNRVLFDDRLPLALAEARRHHDFVAVMFLDLDRFKAINDTLGHAIGDQLLQEVAARLTRCLREVDTVARWGGDEFTILLPGLAQPQDAALVAERIITTLKPSFNLEDHHLHITTSLGIAIFPQDGEDADTLLRNADAALYRAKDTGRDNYQFYQATFNAQASFLLQLEQDLRQALPQAQLQLFYQPQVDLVTGEILHLEALARWQHPVHGLLSPGDFILMAEENGLIVSIGQWILHHACGECQAWQSIEGLQGVGVSVNLSARQFLDPNLVQTIKTALIESQLPPTLLTVEVTETIAMQNLQRSQEILAELRDLGLGIALDDFGTGYASLNYLKRFPLTSLKIDRSFIIDLAEDAQDQAIIRAILSLGQGLNLEIVAEGVETQAQLQVLQALGCHGIQGYYCSRPLPYAQLLAWVAAGGCHWPW, encoded by the coding sequence ATGAATCCGCTGTCGCCCTTGTCCGAGTCCAGTTTCTTCACTCCAGTATCAGCCCAGGCCCCATGGGTTGGTGGCCTATTCCAGTCCCTTTTGTCTTTTACTGCTGAACCGATCTTTTTAGTGGGAGTCCAGGCCATAACCGGGGAATTTTTCTTCTTAGAGTCTAACGAGCAGGCTCGCCAAGTTTTAGGCCTCAAGGCATCAGGTAGTTTGCCCTGTCGGGTGGATCTGGCCCTTGTTGAGAGCGTAGGCAGTTGGCTGATGCCCCATCTCCAGGCCTGCTGGCAGCAACAAGAACCCTTATCTGTCGGTGGCGGACCATTGCTCCTCGATTTGCAGCCCTTAAGTGCCGCACTGGGCCTAGGGGATTTAATTTTAGGGAGTTGTCATCATGCTACTGCCCCCGCCGCGCTCCAAGACTCAGCCCACCGCCTCGGTAACCTTTTGAATGGATTACCTGGGATTGTTTTTTCCTTTGCCAATAGTTCTCATTGGCCGATGCAATATCTGAGTCAAGGCTGTCGAGAACTGACGGGTTACACCAATACGGAGTTGCTCTATCGCAGTGGAGAAGCCTTTAATGCCATTACCCACCCCCAAGACCTCGGCCGAGTCCTCCAAACCCTTGAATTGGCCATCACTCAGGCAAAATCCTATGAAATTGAATATCGGATTATCACCAAAGCCGGCCTGGAGCGTTGGGTGCGAGAATATGGCATCCCGGTGTTAGACCCGACCGCCTCAAGTGGTGCCGCCCCAGTCATTGCGGTGGATGGTTTTATTCGGGACATTACCGATTGGAAATTTATTAACCAGGCCCTCGACCTGCCCTTATCCCAGGTCAGTTCCAACACTGGGGATGACTTTTGCCGGGACTTAGCTCTCCATTTGACCGAGGGCCTGCGGGTAGATTTTGCCATGATTGCTGAATTAACCCCACCTCACCAGGCCGAGACGCGGGTCGTTTGCTATCAGCAGCAGGTAGAGGAAAATTTTTGCTATGACCTCAGGGGCGCGCCCTGTGAAATGGTCGCAACATCCCCAGAACCCTGCTTTTATCCCTGTAACGTTCAAGCTGCCTTTCCCGAAGATCGTCTCTTACAAGAGATGGAGATTGAAGCCTATGCAGGGATTCCCTTAATTAATGCCCGGCAAGAATGTCTGGGTTTAATGGCCGTGATGCATCAGTCCCCGATTGAAAACTTGTCCCTGATTGCCGCTGTTCTCCAAATCCATGCCCCGCGAGTTACTGCCGAACTGGAACGTCAACGGGGCGAACGGGCTCTCCAAGCCGCAGAAGCGAAATGGCGGGCCTTGGTGGAATATAGTTCTGACTTGATCTCTATTCTGGCCCCCAGTGGTGAAATTCGCTATCACAGTCCCGCTATTAACCGCTTACTGGGTTACACGGCTGCAGAACGCTTAGGTCGAAGCTTTTGGGAATTGATTGATCCGGCGGATTATCCCTTTCTTCAGCAGGCCTGGCAACGGTTAATTACCCAAAACAGCATTCTGATTACGGTTGAATATCGGGCTAAACATCGGGATGGCACCTGGCGATACCTCGAATCCACCGCCCAAAGTTATATTGACGATCCCTTCATTGCTGGCATTGTTGTCAATACCCGGGATGTGGGGGAACACAAGGAAACCACCGCTAACCTCAAGCAACTGATTCACTTTGAACAATTAGTTACCACCCTGGCCACCCAGTTTATTAACCTACCCATTGAAGACATAGATGGGGGTTTACAACGTATTCTCCAGGCCACGGGGGAATTTACAATGGCCGATCGGAGTTATTTATTTTTACTTGATGATGCCAGTGGAACTACCATTAGTAACACTCACGAATGGTGTGCTCCGGGGGTTCGTCCAGAAATCCAGACCCTCCAACACCTTGTTGTGGCGGATCTCTATCACTTTTTTCAGCCTCTATTTGACTTAGAATCCATTTGCTTAACCCGCATTGACCAGTTCCCAGCCGATAGTCCCACTCGGGAAATTTTAGAACGCCAGGATATTCAAGCCCTCTTAGCCGTCCCCTTAAGTTCAGAAGGGAAATTCATCGGCTTTCTCGGCTTTGACTATGTCCATCCTTGCAATCATGATTTGGAAACCTACATTCCCCTGCTAGAAATTTTGAGTGAACTGTTTATTAACGTCTTAGGGCGACAGCAGCAAGAAAAAGAACTGCGCCAGGCCATTGTTCAAAGCGCAAAATCCGAAGCGAAATATCGGAGTATTTTTGAGAACACCATTGAGGGTATTTTTCAATCCAGTCCCAGTGGCTCCTACATCAGTGCTAATCCCGCCCTGGCGAAAATTTATGGCTACAGCACCCCTGCCGAGTTGCAAGCGAACTTGACCGATATTAGTAACCAACTCTATGTCTTACCGGAACGCCGCCAGGAATTTGTTGAAATCCTCAGTCAACAGGGCTATGTGACAGATTTTGAGTCTCAAGTCTATCGGCGGGATGGGCAAATTATTTGGATTTCTGAAAATGCCCGGGTTGTTAAGGATACCGAGGGCCAGCCCCTTTATTTTGAAGGCACAGTTGTTGACATTACCGAGAGGAAACTAGCAGAAAGTACGATCTACTACCAGGCCTTTCACGATTTGTTAACGGGCTTACCCAATCGGGTCTTGTTTGATGATCGCTTACCCTTGGCCTTAGCGGAGGCTCGCCGTCACCATGATTTTGTGGCTGTGATGTTTTTAGACCTGGATCGTTTCAAAGCCATCAACGATACCCTCGGTCATGCCATTGGCGATCAACTCCTCCAAGAAGTGGCGGCCCGTCTAACGCGATGCTTACGGGAAGTGGATACTGTTGCCCGCTGGGGTGGCGATGAATTTACGATCCTGTTGCCCGGCCTGGCCCAACCCCAAGATGCCGCCCTCGTGGCCGAACGCATTATTACCACCCTCAAACCCAGCTTTAATCTGGAAGATCATCATCTACACATCACCACCAGTCTCGGGATTGCGATTTTTCCCCAGGATGGCGAGGATGCGGATACTCTCCTGCGTAATGCGGATGCCGCCCTTTACCGAGCCAAAGATACGGGCCGGGATAACTATCAGTTTTATCAAGCGACCTTTAACGCCCAGGCCAGCTTTTTACTCCAACTGGAGCAGGATTTACGCCAGGCTCTCCCCCAAGCGCAACTGCAACTGTTCTATCAGCCCCAAGTTGATTTGGTCACTGGCGAGATTTTACATTTAGAAGCCCTGGCCCGTTGGCAACACCCGGTACACGGCTTGCTCTCCCCAGGAGACTTTATTTTAATGGCTGAGGAAAACGGCTTAATCGTTAGTATTGGCCAGTGGATATTGCACCACGCCTGTGGGGAATGCCAGGCCTGGCAAAGCATCGAGGGACTTCAAGGAGTCGGTGTTTCTGTTAATTTATCTGCTCGACAATTTTTGGATCCCAATTTGGTCCAGACCATTAAAACTGCCTTAATAGAAAGTCAATTACCCCCAACATTATTGACCGTAGAAGTGACGGAAACCATTGCCATGCAAAACCTCCAACGCAGCCAAGAAATTCTGGCCGAACTGCGGGACTTGGGCCTGGGCATTGCCTTGGATGATTTTGGCACGGGGTATGCGTCTTTGAATTACTTAAAACGGTTTCCCTTAACCAGCTTAAAAATAGATCGCAGTTTTATTATCGACCTAGCTGAAGATGCCCAAGATCAGGCAATTATCCGGGCAATTTTGTCCCTTGGGCAGGGCTTAAACCTAGAGATTGTGGCTGAAGGTGTCGAAACCCAAGCCCAACTGCAAGTTTTACAAGCCCTCGGCTGTCATGGGATCCAAGGCTATTATTGCTCTCGTCCTTTACCCTATGCCCAACTCCTGGCCTGGGTCGCAGCGGGCGGCTGTCATTGGCCTTGGTAA
- a CDS encoding DUF4168 domain-containing protein — protein MNKICAYGQALARWGLGLLIVLGLVIGGLSNFSGPAWAATTPETPELTASDISAEKISQFAQAYRQVIALIDSREAELRSAETQAEALQIEQDIETAAITQIEAAGLTGPEYLQLLGLANTYPELSQRIVTQLQESD, from the coding sequence ATGAATAAAATTTGTGCTTATGGACAAGCTCTAGCTCGCTGGGGTCTGGGCTTACTCATTGTTTTAGGGTTAGTCATCGGTGGCCTAAGTAACTTTAGTGGGCCGGCCTGGGCCGCAACTACGCCAGAAACTCCGGAATTAACCGCTAGTGATATATCCGCTGAGAAAATTAGTCAGTTTGCCCAGGCCTACCGCCAAGTGATTGCCCTGATTGATTCCCGAGAAGCGGAATTACGCAGTGCTGAAACCCAGGCCGAAGCTTTGCAAATTGAGCAGGATATTGAAACAGCGGCCATTACCCAAATTGAAGCGGCTGGATTAACGGGGCCCGAATATTTACAACTCCTGGGTCTGGCCAATACATATCCAGAACTGAGCCAGCGGATTGTGACCCAATTGCAAGAGTCGGATTAG
- the murB gene encoding UDP-N-acetylmuramate dehydrogenase: MIKTPTAQIIPGTQCVISPQVPLNGFTTLNVGGAAQWFVAPESIQDLQAAYRWAQEYDLPITVLGAGSNLLISDQGLPGLVIATKHLRRIKWDKETGQVTAGAGRALPQLAHHAARLGWSGMEWSVGIPGTVGGAVVMNAGAHGGCAADYLVSALVLEPDGCLSVVTGSDLAYGYRSSVLQGTQRLVLQATWQMEPEQDPQRVKATTQEHLNQRLSTQPYHLPSCGSVFRNPQPHTAGWLIEKVGLKGYQIGQAQVAERHANFILNRGGAKAMDVFQLIRHVQACVSERWDVLLHPEVKILGEFA, encoded by the coding sequence ATGATTAAAACACCCACAGCCCAGATTATTCCCGGCACTCAATGTGTCATTTCACCCCAAGTCCCCCTGAATGGGTTTACGACTCTGAATGTGGGGGGTGCAGCCCAGTGGTTTGTGGCCCCGGAATCCATTCAAGACCTGCAAGCGGCCTATCGCTGGGCCCAGGAATATGATTTACCGATTACAGTCTTGGGGGCTGGCTCCAATTTACTCATTAGTGATCAAGGGCTGCCTGGCCTGGTGATTGCCACCAAACATCTACGCCGGATCAAGTGGGACAAGGAAACTGGCCAAGTCACCGCCGGAGCCGGACGCGCCCTGCCCCAATTAGCCCATCATGCGGCTCGCCTTGGGTGGTCAGGGATGGAATGGTCGGTGGGAATTCCGGGCACTGTGGGGGGGGCAGTAGTGATGAATGCGGGGGCCCACGGCGGCTGTGCGGCTGATTATTTAGTTTCGGCCTTAGTGTTAGAACCTGATGGCTGTTTATCTGTGGTGACTGGCTCAGATTTAGCCTATGGTTATCGCTCTTCCGTCTTACAGGGAACCCAACGCTTAGTCCTCCAGGCCACTTGGCAAATGGAACCGGAGCAGGATCCGCAGCGGGTCAAGGCCACAACCCAAGAGCATCTCAATCAACGGCTTTCGACCCAGCCCTATCATCTCCCCAGTTGTGGCAGTGTGTTTCGTAATCCCCAACCCCATACCGCTGGCTGGCTGATTGAGAAAGTTGGCCTTAAGGGGTATCAAATTGGCCAGGCCCAGGTGGCAGAACGGCACGCAAACTTTATCCTCAATCGGGGTGGGGCGAAGGCGATGGATGTGTTTCAACTGATTCGCCATGTCCAGGCCTGTGTTTCTGAGCGTTGGGATGTCCTGTTACACCCGGAAGTGAAAATCTTGGGCGAATTTGCCTAA
- a CDS encoding glycosyltransferase: MTASLGLAMIVRDEAQDLPRCLASVQDVVDQVVIVDTGSRDQTIEIAQAWGAEVICSPWQNDFGQARNISLQAIQTDWILVLDADEALVPEIKPRIQASIQQDNLIAIMLLRHEVGVIPPYSAVSRLFRRHPDIYFNRPYHETVDDAVLALVHKEPHWQIGQLEGVAIEHWGYTGAQLQKRDKTTQAIVIMADYFATHPDDAYICCKLGGMYLQTGQGELAQATLQQGLKIKNPEAPVTYELHYHLGNYYGQMGDQAQAIQHYQAAIHQEIPPITKISAHIRLAQAWSQQKKYSQAIQAYETILQIAPEVPLAWQNLGVIYLKLGQIQTSLSYFRQAIDCLKMTDPPEAQRLQTELAAMGFPLS, translated from the coding sequence ATGACTGCCTCCCTTGGCCTGGCGATGATTGTCCGGGATGAAGCCCAGGATTTACCCAGGTGTCTTGCCAGTGTCCAAGATGTTGTGGATCAAGTTGTCATTGTTGATACGGGGTCAAGGGATCAGACCATAGAAATAGCCCAGGCCTGGGGTGCAGAGGTCATTTGTTCCCCTTGGCAGAATGATTTTGGCCAGGCTAGAAATATCAGTCTCCAGGCCATCCAAACCGACTGGATTTTAGTCCTTGATGCCGATGAAGCCCTAGTACCAGAGATTAAGCCAAGGATCCAGGCCAGCATTCAGCAAGATAATTTAATTGCCATTATGCTGCTGCGTCACGAAGTCGGTGTCATTCCCCCCTACTCGGCAGTATCCAGGCTATTTCGCCGCCATCCAGATATTTACTTTAACCGGCCCTACCATGAAACCGTGGATGATGCGGTTTTAGCCCTTGTTCACAAGGAACCCCATTGGCAGATTGGGCAGTTAGAGGGAGTGGCCATTGAGCATTGGGGCTATACAGGGGCACAACTACAAAAACGGGATAAAACCACCCAGGCCATTGTCATTATGGCGGACTATTTCGCGACTCACCCAGATGATGCCTATATATGCTGTAAATTGGGCGGGATGTATTTACAAACAGGTCAAGGGGAATTAGCCCAGGCCACCCTCCAACAGGGCCTCAAGATTAAGAACCCGGAAGCCCCTGTCACCTATGAACTCCACTATCACCTCGGCAATTATTACGGTCAAATGGGGGATCAAGCTCAGGCCATCCAGCACTATCAAGCCGCAATTCATCAAGAAATTCCCCCCATCACCAAGATTTCAGCCCATATTCGCCTTGCCCAGGCCTGGAGCCAGCAAAAAAAATACTCCCAAGCCATCCAAGCCTATGAAACGATTCTGCAAATTGCCCCGGAGGTTCCCCTGGCCTGGCAGAATTTAGGGGTAATTTATCTCAAGCTTGGACAAATTCAAACCAGCCTCAGTTATTTTCGCCAGGCCATAGATTGTCTTAAGATGACAGACCCACCTGAAGCACAACGCCTGCAAACCGAACTGGCGGCAATGGGTTTTCCACTTTCTTAA
- a CDS encoding Hfq-related RNA-binding protein — MGDDFDANLPSVRQVQTLIKDNTEVEVKLVTSDLVVGKVRWQDNNCLCILDHYDQPTIVWKQSIVFIKPKVS, encoded by the coding sequence ATGGGTGATGATTTTGATGCCAATTTACCCAGTGTCCGGCAAGTCCAAACTTTGATTAAAGATAACACCGAAGTTGAGGTCAAACTGGTAACGAGCGATTTGGTGGTGGGCAAGGTTCGCTGGCAGGATAATAATTGCCTCTGCATTCTCGATCACTACGATCAGCCAACTATTGTCTGGAAGCAGTCCATTGTCTTTATCAAGCCAAAAGTTTCTTAA
- a CDS encoding DsbA family oxidoreductase: MTEPIRIAHFSDILCIWAYIGQIRLTQLQETFPTQVVFDYHFVEIFGNTQEKLTKRWQARGGLAAYNQHVLSVAAKFDHIQVHPEIWTKDIPPSSTACHLFLHAIKLLEQNALIDSAKNLYAQAIWRCREAFFIDLANISQRSVLLAIAEDLKLPIAAIESEINSGAAFAQLVENLDRVKDYGVSVSPTLIFNEGRQRLSGNVGYRVIQANVQELLHNPPGELSWC; encoded by the coding sequence GTGACAGAGCCAATTCGGATTGCTCATTTTTCGGATATTCTCTGTATCTGGGCTTATATTGGCCAAATTCGCCTCACTCAATTACAGGAAACCTTCCCAACTCAGGTAGTTTTTGACTATCACTTTGTCGAGATATTTGGAAACACCCAGGAAAAGTTAACTAAACGGTGGCAAGCGCGCGGGGGCCTGGCAGCCTACAATCAGCACGTTCTGTCTGTGGCCGCGAAGTTTGACCATATCCAGGTACATCCAGAGATTTGGACAAAGGATATTCCCCCTTCCTCAACGGCTTGTCATCTGTTCCTTCACGCCATCAAACTCCTCGAACAAAACGCTTTGATTGATTCAGCCAAAAATCTCTATGCCCAGGCCATTTGGCGGTGTCGAGAAGCCTTTTTTATAGATTTAGCCAATATTTCCCAGCGGTCAGTGTTGTTAGCGATTGCCGAAGACCTGAAGCTCCCCATTGCCGCCATTGAGTCGGAAATTAACTCGGGCGCGGCCTTTGCTCAACTAGTCGAAAACCTTGATCGAGTCAAAGACTATGGTGTTTCCGTCAGCCCAACCCTAATTTTTAATGAGGGCCGCCAGCGATTATCTGGAAATGTTGGCTATCGGGTGATCCAGGCCAATGTTCAAGAATTGCTCCATAATCCGCCTGGGGAATTGTCTTGGTGTTAA